A genomic segment from Dehalococcoidia bacterium encodes:
- a CDS encoding thiamine phosphate synthase: MLVSDRSLARDTADLLRQIAAAIAGGVNAVQVREKDLPDAELLTLSRRIVAIAAGRAFVSVNGRPRVALAAGADGVHAGEEIVPTRTLKRALRGRLLVGRSVHDLPGAVAAAHDGANYLVLGTIFPSRSHPGGETGGLARVRQVTAAVSLPVIAIGGITAENAAEVVRAGAAGVAVISAILGRPDPQAAARGLRQALDQGIIEARGQRVNMDTA, from the coding sequence GCCGACCTGCTGCGCCAGATTGCGGCCGCGATCGCCGGCGGGGTGAACGCGGTGCAGGTGCGCGAGAAAGACCTGCCCGACGCCGAATTGCTGACCCTGAGCCGCCGCATCGTCGCCATCGCCGCGGGGCGCGCCTTTGTGAGTGTGAACGGCCGGCCGCGGGTGGCGCTGGCCGCGGGAGCTGACGGCGTGCATGCCGGCGAGGAGATCGTGCCCACGCGCACGCTGAAGCGGGCGCTGCGCGGCCGCCTGCTCGTCGGCCGCTCGGTACACGACCTGCCGGGCGCGGTGGCGGCGGCACACGACGGCGCGAATTACCTCGTGCTCGGCACGATCTTCCCCAGCCGCTCGCACCCCGGCGGCGAGACCGGCGGCCTGGCGCGCGTCCGCCAGGTCACCGCCGCGGTCAGTCTGCCCGTGATCGCGATCGGCGGCATCACGGCGGAGAACGCGGCGGAGGTCGTGCGCGCCGGTGCGGCGGGCGTGGCTGTGATCTCGGCGATTCTCGGCCGGCCGGACCCGCAGGCTGCCGCGCGGGGGCTGCGTCAGGCGCTCGATCAGGGCATTATCGAAGCGCGCGGGCAGCGCGTGAACATGGACACGGCATGA